In one window of Hymenobacter nivis DNA:
- a CDS encoding ferredoxin--NADP reductase, translated as MYQTLTVVALTQETPDAITIHLERPDRQPVAAQPGQFLTLILPCGPGGKKERRAYSLSSTPHEAPRLAVTVKRVLGGLMSNYLLDTVRVGQEIEVMNPLGNFTLKPSPKAARSLVLVGAGSGITPLMAMLKAVLHGESASHVLLIYGNRNEENVIFQAQLAQLEAASRGRLQVEHVYSQPLRPGGPHQHTGRLNRTTLLRILEQRHQFPAEQAEYFLCGPEGLMTEARAAFALLNVPESRVHWESFTASTSALEEAAVAAASAHGDGSASAAAAPAGTRRVTVQYEGAEYVVAVPAGITILDAALDQDIDLPYSCQAGVCTACRGKCLSGKVHLDERDGLSDSELKQGYILTCVAHPQTDDVVIEIG; from the coding sequence ATGTACCAAACCCTGACTGTTGTTGCGCTGACCCAGGAAACCCCCGATGCCATCACCATTCACCTGGAGCGGCCCGATCGGCAGCCCGTCGCGGCCCAGCCCGGCCAGTTTCTGACCCTGATTCTGCCCTGCGGGCCCGGTGGCAAAAAAGAGCGCCGCGCCTACTCGCTCAGCAGCACCCCGCACGAGGCCCCGCGCCTGGCCGTAACGGTGAAGCGCGTGCTGGGCGGTCTGATGAGCAACTACTTGCTTGATACCGTGCGCGTAGGCCAGGAAATTGAGGTGATGAACCCGCTCGGCAACTTCACCCTCAAGCCCAGCCCCAAGGCCGCCCGCTCGCTGGTGCTGGTGGGCGCCGGCTCGGGCATCACGCCCCTTATGGCCATGCTGAAGGCCGTGCTGCACGGTGAGTCCGCCAGCCACGTGCTGCTCATTTACGGCAACCGCAACGAGGAAAACGTCATCTTTCAGGCGCAGCTCGCGCAGCTGGAGGCTGCCAGCCGCGGCCGCCTGCAAGTGGAGCACGTGTACAGCCAGCCGCTACGCCCCGGGGGCCCCCACCAGCATACCGGCCGCCTCAACCGCACCACGCTGCTGCGCATTCTGGAGCAGCGCCACCAGTTTCCGGCCGAGCAGGCTGAGTATTTCCTCTGCGGGCCCGAGGGGCTGATGACGGAGGCGCGCGCCGCGTTTGCCCTGCTGAACGTGCCCGAGAGCCGCGTGCACTGGGAGAGCTTCACGGCCTCGACCAGTGCGCTTGAGGAAGCCGCCGTGGCGGCGGCCAGCGCGCACGGCGACGGGTCGGCCAGCGCGGCCGCTGCCCCGGCCGGAACCCGGCGCGTCACGGTGCAGTACGAAGGGGCCGAGTACGTGGTGGCCGTGCCCGCCGGCATCACCATCCTCGACGCCGCCCTCGATCAGGACATCGATCTACCGTACTCATGCCAGGCGGGGGTGTGCACCGCCTGCCGCGGCAAGTGCCTGAGCGGCAAGGTGCACCTCGACGAGCGCGACGGCCTGTCGGACTCAGAGCTGAAGCAGGGCTACATCCTCACCTGCGTGGCCCACCCCCAAACCGACGACGTGGTGATTGAGATTGGCTAG
- a CDS encoding exo-beta-N-acetylmuramidase NamZ family protein: protein MPSPTLLPSLALLLALRTCSAAPGPHAAQPAARAPGAPAPAGPVVGAARLAQYLPLLQGKRVGLVVNQSSRVGNTYLVDTLRSRGVNVTAIFAPEHGFRGEAADGATIQDGRDARSGVPVRSVYGKTKKPTPAMLADVDVLIFDIQDVGARFYTFISTLHLVMEAAAEQNKAVIVLDRPNPNGTAVDGPVREPAFVSFVAQDPLPIAHGLTVGELAGMINGEKWLAGGRRCRLTVVPLGPGYTHATPYALPVRPSPNLPTPHAVALYPTVCLFEGTNVSVGRGTDFPFEAIGGPAQPASRPFSFIPRPNAGSPTPPLNGQRCYGLDLRGAPVPPTGFSVQYLLDFYKQSTDKEHFFTKYFEQLSGTPALRQQIIAGKTEAEIRTSWEPRLGQFKQLRRKYLLYPER, encoded by the coding sequence ATGCCCAGCCCCACTTTGCTTCCCTCCCTGGCGCTGCTGCTGGCGCTGCGCACCTGCTCCGCGGCGCCGGGCCCCCATGCGGCCCAGCCGGCAGCCAGGGCCCCGGGGGCCCCCGCGCCGGCCGGCCCGGTAGTGGGCGCCGCCCGGCTGGCCCAGTACCTGCCGCTGCTGCAAGGCAAGCGCGTGGGCCTGGTCGTCAACCAATCGAGCCGCGTAGGCAACACCTATTTAGTGGACACGCTGCGCAGCCGTGGCGTGAACGTGACGGCCATTTTCGCGCCCGAGCACGGCTTCCGCGGTGAAGCGGCCGACGGCGCTACCATCCAGGACGGGCGCGATGCCCGCAGCGGCGTGCCCGTGCGCTCGGTGTACGGCAAAACCAAGAAGCCCACCCCCGCAATGCTGGCTGACGTGGACGTGCTAATCTTTGACATTCAGGACGTGGGGGCCCGGTTCTATACCTTCATCAGCACGCTGCACCTGGTGATGGAAGCCGCCGCCGAGCAGAACAAAGCCGTCATCGTGCTCGACCGGCCCAACCCCAACGGCACCGCCGTGGACGGCCCCGTGCGCGAGCCCGCTTTCGTTTCGTTCGTGGCCCAAGACCCGCTGCCCATCGCCCACGGCCTCACGGTGGGCGAGCTGGCTGGCATGATTAACGGAGAAAAGTGGCTGGCCGGCGGCCGGCGCTGCCGCCTCACGGTGGTGCCGCTGGGCCCCGGCTACACCCACGCCACGCCCTACGCCCTGCCTGTGCGCCCCTCGCCCAACCTGCCCACGCCCCACGCCGTGGCCCTCTACCCCACCGTGTGCCTGTTTGAGGGCACCAACGTGAGCGTGGGCCGCGGCACCGATTTCCCGTTTGAGGCCATTGGGGGCCCCGCGCAGCCGGCCAGCCGGCCGTTCTCGTTCATCCCGCGGCCCAACGCCGGCTCGCCCACCCCACCGCTCAACGGCCAGCGCTGCTACGGGCTGGATTTGCGCGGGGCCCCGGTGCCGCCCACCGGCTTCTCGGTGCAGTACCTGCTCGATTTTTATAAACAAAGCACCGACAAGGAGCATTTCTTCACCAAGTATTTCGAGCAGCTCAGCGGCACGCCGGCCCTGCGCCAGCAAATCATCGCCGGCAAAACCGAAGCCGAAATCCGCACCTCCTGGGAGCCCAGGCTGGGCCAGTTTAAGCAGTTGCGCCGGAAGTATTTGCTGTATCCCGAGCGGTGA
- the thiL gene encoding thiamine-phosphate kinase produces MSDLTPLHALGEFGLIRRLQQKITLRQPGTVLGIGDDAAILAPTAGQEVVMTTDLLVEGVHFDLSFCPLKHLGYKAVAVNVSDIAAMNALPTQLVLGLAVPSRFSVEAIEELYEGVRLACEAYNVDLVGGDTTSTRTGLTLAVTVLGEAPAGQAVRRSGGKPTDLLCVSGDLGGAYMGLQVLEREKQVFLADPEAQPELDNYEYVVQRQLRPEARLDVVHELRELGLTPTSMIDVSDGLASEVMHLCAASGTGARVFTDNIPVANPTLEAAAEFNLDPLTCALNGGEDYELLFTLPVTAYEKIKNHPDITIIGHLTDKEDAVSLVTKAGQAVPLQAQGWKAF; encoded by the coding sequence ATGTCCGACCTCACCCCGCTCCACGCCCTCGGCGAATTTGGCCTCATCCGCCGCCTTCAGCAAAAAATTACCCTGCGTCAGCCCGGCACCGTGCTCGGCATCGGCGACGACGCCGCCATCCTGGCCCCCACCGCCGGGCAGGAAGTGGTGATGACCACCGACCTGCTGGTGGAAGGCGTGCACTTCGACCTGTCGTTTTGCCCCCTCAAGCACCTGGGCTACAAGGCCGTGGCCGTGAACGTGTCCGACATTGCTGCTATGAATGCCCTGCCCACCCAGCTCGTGCTGGGCTTGGCCGTGCCGTCGCGCTTCTCGGTGGAAGCCATCGAGGAGCTGTATGAAGGCGTGCGCCTGGCTTGCGAGGCGTATAATGTGGACTTGGTGGGCGGCGACACCACCAGCACCCGCACCGGGCTCACGCTGGCCGTCACGGTGCTCGGCGAGGCTCCCGCCGGCCAGGCGGTACGCCGCTCGGGCGGCAAGCCCACCGATTTGCTCTGCGTGAGCGGCGACCTCGGCGGGGCCTATATGGGCCTGCAAGTGCTGGAGCGCGAGAAGCAGGTATTCCTGGCCGACCCCGAGGCCCAGCCCGAGCTGGATAACTACGAGTACGTGGTGCAGCGCCAGCTCCGCCCCGAAGCCCGCCTCGACGTGGTGCACGAGCTGCGCGAGCTGGGCCTGACGCCCACCAGTATGATCGACGTATCCGACGGCCTGGCCTCGGAGGTGATGCACCTGTGCGCCGCCAGCGGCACGGGGGCCCGGGTGTTCACCGACAACATTCCGGTGGCCAACCCCACGCTCGAAGCCGCCGCCGAGTTCAACCTCGACCCGCTCACCTGCGCCCTCAACGGCGGTGAGGATTACGAGCTGCTCTTCACGCTGCCCGTCACAGCCTACGAGAAAATCAAAAACCACCCCGACATCACCATCATCGGCCACCTCACCGACAAGGAAGACGCCGTGAGTCTCGTCACCAAAGCCGGCCAGGCCGTGCCCTTGCAAGCCCAAGGCTGGAAAGCGTTTTAA
- a CDS encoding dihydrofolate reductase, which yields MTMVALVVAVADNDVIGRAGQLPWGRMKTDLQHFKALTLGHPVVMGRKTYDSIGRALPGRPNLVVTRQAGWAAPGCEAVASVLGALARAQELDSELVCVIGGGEIYREALNAADMVHLTEVHHAFEGDATFPALSPTAWREETRERHEADADNPYAFSFVTLRRR from the coding sequence ATGACAATGGTAGCATTGGTAGTGGCCGTGGCCGACAACGACGTAATCGGCCGCGCCGGGCAGCTGCCCTGGGGCCGGATGAAAACTGATTTGCAGCATTTCAAGGCCCTCACTCTGGGCCATCCGGTGGTGATGGGCCGCAAAACCTATGACAGCATCGGCCGGGCCCTGCCGGGCCGCCCCAACCTGGTAGTGACGCGCCAAGCCGGTTGGGCTGCGCCCGGCTGTGAGGCCGTGGCGTCGGTACTGGGGGCCCTGGCCCGCGCCCAAGAGCTTGATAGCGAGCTGGTATGCGTCATCGGCGGCGGCGAGATATACCGCGAGGCCCTGAACGCGGCCGATATGGTGCATCTCACCGAAGTGCACCACGCCTTCGAGGGCGATGCCACGTTCCCCGCCCTCTCCCCCACCGCGTGGCGCGAGGAAACCCGCGAGCGGCACGAAGCCGATGCCGATAATCCCTACGCCTTCAGCTTCGTGACGCTCCGCCGCCGCTGA
- a CDS encoding ABC transporter permease — MNVARYISHKIDGGADSGSFTSSVTKIAIISIAMGLGVMIVSFAILQGFRHEIQGKIFSFGAHLQVSRYDTNNSLEVAPIGGPSVEKRLHQFSQVKTVQAYAYKTAIIKTPDEVLGVVVKGIDEREGQSPMRQNLVAGEFLHFPADSASTDVLLSRKMANKLNLKVGSEALFYFIQNPPRIRRFRVSGIYQTGLDEFDEAYVVGDIRQIRELNAWPDSLVGGLEVVLKDFKRLDRTADQLYEALPYDLKIDKITEQYAQLFDWLQLLNRNVIIFLLLIIFVATFNMVATIFIMILERTNMIGVLKALGATDNQIRQMFFFRGLSLTVRGMLIGNAVGLGFCAIQYFFKVIPLDPENYYMDRVPIFWDFKVLLVLNVATFGTTLLAILIPTYLISRIKPVVAIKFD; from the coding sequence ATGAACGTTGCCCGCTACATATCGCACAAAATCGACGGCGGGGCCGATTCCGGCTCCTTCACTTCGTCGGTCACAAAAATAGCCATCATCAGCATCGCCATGGGGTTGGGCGTGATGATTGTGTCGTTTGCCATCCTGCAAGGGTTCCGCCACGAGATTCAGGGCAAGATTTTTTCGTTTGGGGCCCACCTTCAGGTGTCGCGCTACGACACGAATAATTCGCTCGAAGTGGCGCCCATCGGGGGGCCATCCGTCGAGAAGCGCCTACACCAGTTTTCGCAGGTGAAAACGGTGCAGGCCTATGCCTACAAAACGGCCATCATCAAAACCCCCGACGAGGTGCTGGGCGTGGTGGTGAAGGGCATCGACGAGCGGGAAGGCCAGTCGCCCATGCGCCAAAACCTGGTGGCGGGCGAGTTCCTGCACTTTCCCGCCGACTCGGCCAGCACCGACGTGCTGCTCTCACGCAAGATGGCCAACAAGCTGAACCTCAAGGTGGGCAGCGAGGCGCTGTTCTACTTCATTCAGAACCCGCCACGCATCCGGCGCTTCCGGGTGAGCGGCATTTACCAGACCGGGCTCGACGAGTTCGACGAGGCTTACGTGGTGGGCGACATCCGCCAGATTCGGGAGCTGAACGCCTGGCCCGACTCGCTGGTGGGTGGCCTGGAAGTGGTGCTCAAGGACTTCAAGCGCCTCGACCGCACCGCCGACCAGCTCTACGAAGCGCTGCCCTACGACCTGAAAATTGACAAGATTACCGAGCAGTACGCCCAGCTGTTTGACTGGCTGCAACTACTCAACCGCAACGTCATTATCTTCTTGCTGCTCATTATCTTCGTGGCCACGTTCAACATGGTGGCTACCATTTTTATCATGATTTTGGAGCGCACCAATATGATTGGCGTGCTGAAGGCGCTGGGCGCAACGGACAACCAAATCCGGCAGATGTTCTTCTTCCGGGGCCTCTCGCTTACGGTGCGCGGCATGCTCATCGGCAATGCGGTGGGGCTGGGCTTCTGCGCCATCCAGTACTTTTTCAAGGTTATCCCACTCGACCCCGAGAACTACTACATGGACCGGGTGCCGATTTTCTGGGACTTCAAAGTGTTGCTCGTCCTCAACGTGGCCACCTTCGGCACCACGCTGCTGGCCATCCTTATTCCCACGTACCTAATATCGCGCATCAAGCCCGTGGTGGCCATCAAGTTCGATTAA
- a CDS encoding phosphate-starvation-inducible PsiE family protein: MKRIIDAVYPYFERTIFGTLIFIMMGVILLATAKYAYDIYLSIRSYFHPDASIDYLQRVMHEVFGGFLIIVLGVELIGSIRTYFQDHVIKTDVVFQVAIIAVSRHVIQMDFDKANPLTLLGLGFLAIALTAGYSIYRRIELKQPSDNTSAGNN, encoded by the coding sequence ATGAAACGAATTATTGATGCGGTGTACCCGTACTTCGAGCGCACCATCTTTGGCACGCTCATTTTCATCATGATGGGCGTCATCCTGCTGGCCACCGCCAAGTATGCCTACGACATCTACCTGAGCATCCGCAGCTATTTCCACCCCGATGCCTCTATCGATTACCTCCAGCGCGTCATGCACGAGGTCTTCGGCGGGTTCCTTATCATCGTACTGGGCGTAGAATTGATCGGGTCGATTCGGACCTATTTTCAGGACCACGTTATCAAAACCGACGTGGTATTCCAAGTGGCCATTATCGCCGTGTCGCGGCACGTCATCCAGATGGATTTCGACAAGGCAAACCCCCTCACGCTGCTGGGGCTAGGGTTTCTGGCCATCGCCCTCACTGCAGGCTATTCCATATACCGACGCATCGAGCTGAAGCAACCAAGTGACAATACTTCGGCTGGCAACAACTAA
- a CDS encoding M3 family oligoendopeptidase, whose product MIQFAEPSAASATDTQRPPRHYVPEDFQVTDWAVLETYFQELAARPVASADALERWLLDRSELEAVLSEDLAWRYIRMTCATQDAGHSEAFQYFVNEIEPRVAPYDHALNEKMLASPYLGGLDQARYGVFLRSVRRASEIYRAENIPLKTEISTKQQQYAATAGAMTVTLDGEELTLPQAADRLKSPDRAVRETAWRAVQQRRLHDAKGLDALFTELVTLRHQVALNAGFENFRDYMFAALGRFDYTAQDCFNFHRAIRETVVPLIDDLDLERRQDLNQPALRPWDLDVDPSGQPPLRPFATGAELLEKTIAVFQALDPYLGDCLRTMRQMGQLDLESRKGKAPGGYNYPLDETGVPFIFMNATNSLRDVVTMLHEGGHAVHSFLTRHLALGADKHPPSEVAELASMSMELISMDHWDVFFENPADLRRAKKTHLESVLETFPWVATIDKFQHWVYEHPAHTETERHQRWMEIFDEFNQRTVDWRGLEGIKPFLWQKQLHLYEVPFYYIEYAMAQLGAIAVWRHYRQNPAEGLAAYKRALALGYTAPIGQIYAAAGIRFDFSTDYLRTLADFVREELAAL is encoded by the coding sequence ATGATTCAATTTGCTGAACCCTCGGCCGCCTCGGCCACCGATACCCAGCGGCCGCCGCGCCACTACGTACCCGAAGATTTTCAGGTGACGGACTGGGCCGTGCTGGAAACTTATTTCCAGGAGCTGGCGGCCCGGCCCGTGGCTTCGGCCGACGCGCTGGAACGCTGGCTGCTCGACCGCTCGGAGCTGGAAGCTGTGCTGAGCGAGGACCTCGCCTGGCGCTACATCCGCATGACCTGTGCCACCCAGGACGCCGGCCACTCCGAAGCGTTCCAGTACTTCGTGAACGAGATTGAGCCCCGCGTGGCTCCTTATGACCACGCCCTGAATGAGAAAATGCTGGCCTCGCCTTACCTCGGCGGGCTCGACCAGGCGCGCTACGGCGTATTTCTGCGCTCGGTGCGGCGCGCCTCGGAAATCTACCGGGCGGAGAATATCCCGCTGAAAACCGAAATCAGTACCAAGCAGCAGCAATACGCTGCCACCGCCGGGGCCATGACCGTGACGCTCGACGGCGAAGAATTGACCCTGCCCCAGGCCGCCGACCGCCTCAAGAGCCCCGACCGCGCCGTGCGCGAAACCGCCTGGCGCGCCGTGCAGCAGCGCCGCCTGCATGACGCCAAGGGCCTCGACGCGCTGTTTACGGAGCTGGTGACCCTGCGCCACCAGGTGGCTCTGAACGCGGGTTTTGAGAACTTCCGCGACTACATGTTTGCCGCGCTGGGCCGGTTCGACTACACGGCGCAGGACTGCTTCAACTTCCACCGCGCCATCCGCGAAACGGTGGTGCCGCTGATTGACGACCTCGATCTGGAGCGCCGCCAGGACCTGAACCAGCCCGCCCTGCGCCCCTGGGACCTCGATGTGGACCCCAGCGGCCAGCCGCCACTGCGCCCCTTCGCCACCGGTGCTGAGCTGCTGGAGAAGACCATTGCCGTGTTCCAGGCCCTCGACCCGTACCTCGGCGACTGCCTGCGCACGATGCGCCAGATGGGCCAGCTCGACCTGGAAAGCCGTAAGGGCAAGGCCCCCGGTGGCTATAACTACCCTCTCGATGAAACCGGCGTGCCGTTCATTTTCATGAACGCCACCAACAGCCTGCGCGACGTGGTTACGATGCTGCACGAGGGCGGCCACGCCGTGCACAGCTTCCTCACGCGCCACCTGGCGCTGGGCGCCGACAAGCACCCGCCGTCGGAAGTAGCCGAGCTGGCTTCGATGAGCATGGAGCTGATTAGCATGGACCACTGGGACGTATTTTTTGAGAACCCCGCCGACCTGCGCCGGGCCAAAAAAACGCACCTGGAGAGCGTGCTCGAAACCTTCCCCTGGGTGGCCACCATCGACAAGTTTCAGCACTGGGTATATGAGCACCCGGCGCACACCGAAACCGAGCGCCACCAGCGCTGGATGGAAATCTTCGACGAGTTCAACCAGCGCACCGTGGACTGGCGCGGGCTCGAAGGCATTAAGCCCTTCCTGTGGCAGAAGCAGCTGCACCTCTACGAAGTGCCGTTCTACTACATCGAGTATGCCATGGCCCAGCTCGGGGCCATTGCTGTGTGGCGCCACTACCGCCAAAACCCTGCTGAGGGCTTGGCCGCCTACAAGCGGGCCCTGGCCTTGGGCTACACCGCGCCCATCGGCCAGATTTACGCCGCCGCCGGCATCCGCTTCGACTTCAGCACCGACTACCTGCGCACCTTGGCCGACTTCGTGCGCGAGGAACTGGCGGCGCTGTAA
- the fmt gene encoding methionyl-tRNA formyltransferase, which translates to MLNIIFMGTPDFAVATLEALLGWPGGQVVAVVTAPDRPAGRGRQLQASAVKAAAAGHGLPVLQPTNLKSPDFQAELRSYGADLQVVVAFRMLPEAVWAMPRLGSINIHASLLPQYRGAAPINWALIRGETETGVSSFFLRHEIDTGDLIFQDRVAIAPEDDFGTLYTKLKHAGALLARRSVEALAAGTAPSLPQQMGGDLRPAPKIQKETGRLDFTQSAVDLVNLVRGLAPTPAAFAPLPDGHILKIFRAGALPAGSEEAPGTWATDGRRYLRVRAADGWLDLLDVQAEGKKRLGVEEFLRGNKVI; encoded by the coding sequence ATGCTGAACATCATTTTCATGGGTACGCCCGACTTTGCGGTGGCCACCCTGGAGGCGCTGCTGGGCTGGCCCGGCGGCCAGGTGGTAGCCGTTGTCACGGCCCCCGACCGGCCCGCGGGGCGCGGCCGCCAGCTCCAGGCTTCGGCCGTAAAGGCCGCCGCCGCGGGCCACGGCCTGCCCGTGCTGCAACCCACCAACCTGAAATCGCCCGATTTTCAGGCCGAGTTAAGAAGCTACGGCGCTGATTTGCAGGTGGTGGTGGCGTTCCGGATGCTGCCCGAGGCGGTATGGGCCATGCCGCGGCTGGGCAGCATCAACATCCACGCCTCGCTGCTGCCGCAGTACCGCGGGGCGGCGCCCATCAACTGGGCACTCATCCGGGGCGAAACGGAAACCGGCGTGAGCAGCTTCTTTTTGCGCCACGAAATCGACACCGGCGACCTGATTTTTCAGGACCGCGTGGCCATCGCGCCGGAAGACGATTTTGGCACACTTTACACCAAGCTCAAGCACGCCGGGGCCCTGCTGGCCCGCCGCTCGGTGGAGGCCCTGGCCGCCGGCACCGCCCCCAGCCTGCCCCAGCAAATGGGCGGCGACCTGCGCCCGGCCCCCAAAATCCAGAAGGAAACCGGCCGGCTCGACTTCACCCAGTCGGCCGTCGATTTGGTGAACCTGGTGCGTGGCCTCGCGCCCACGCCCGCGGCCTTCGCGCCGCTGCCCGACGGCCACATCCTCAAGATATTCCGCGCCGGGGCCCTACCCGCCGGCTCGGAGGAAGCGCCCGGCACCTGGGCCACCGACGGCCGCCGCTACCTGCGCGTGCGCGCCGCCGACGGCTGGCTCGACCTGCTCGACGTACAGGCCGAAGGCAAAAAGCGCCTGGGCGTGGAGGAGTTTTTAAGGGGCAACAAAGTCATTTAA
- a CDS encoding peptidoglycan DD-metalloendopeptidase family protein — translation MPTPFLRALALVPAAPVVPMLLGAPSAARLDFTAANTLLTPEALRDTPAFDALVQQLLAAQHAVTGLGGYLENRVIYRRSAHFGAAEGARSLHLGVDVWVPAGTPVAAPLPATIHSLADNNNFGDYGPTVILQHELAGTVFYSLYGHLGRAEWQHLRPGQALAAGETFATVGPYPENGDWPPHLHFQLMLNLQGRQGDFPGVARPDQRDHWAVLCPDPNLLLRSPLLM, via the coding sequence ATGCCTACTCCTTTCCTCCGCGCCCTGGCGCTGGTCCCGGCCGCGCCGGTGGTGCCCATGCTCCTGGGGGCCCCCAGCGCCGCCCGCCTCGATTTCACCGCCGCCAACACCCTACTCACCCCCGAAGCCCTGCGCGACACGCCCGCCTTCGACGCCCTGGTGCAGCAGTTACTGGCCGCTCAGCACGCCGTCACCGGCCTCGGCGGCTACCTCGAAAACCGCGTTATCTATCGCCGCAGCGCCCATTTTGGGGCGGCCGAGGGGGCCCGCTCCCTGCACCTGGGCGTGGATGTGTGGGTGCCCGCCGGCACGCCCGTGGCCGCGCCGCTGCCCGCCACCATCCACAGCCTGGCCGACAACAACAACTTCGGCGACTACGGCCCGACCGTCATTTTGCAGCACGAGCTGGCCGGCACCGTTTTTTACAGCCTCTACGGCCACCTGGGCCGGGCCGAATGGCAACACCTGCGCCCCGGCCAGGCCCTGGCCGCCGGCGAAACCTTCGCCACCGTGGGGCCCTATCCCGAAAACGGCGACTGGCCCCCGCACCTGCACTTCCAGCTGATGCTGAACCTGCAAGGCCGCCAAGGCGACTTCCCCGGCGTGGCCCGGCCCGACCAGCGGGACCACTGGGCCGTCCTTTGCCCCGATCCGAATTTGCTGCTGCGCTCGCCTCTGCTAATGTAG
- the rlmD gene encoding 23S rRNA (uracil(1939)-C(5))-methyltransferase RlmD, translating to MSKFKNIPAELLRNVKIQDMVAEGKCLVRLENLVIFVSQVAPGDVVDLRVTKAKKNFLEAVPTHFHQYSELRVEPFCQHFGTCGGCKWQHLSYDAQLRYKQQQVEDQLTRIGKVELPKIAPILPSPAQTYYRNKLEFTFSDNGWLTTEQINDDSRTYNREVVGFHTPARFDKIIDVEHCWLQPEPSNEIRLFIRDYAHQHGLAFNNLVRQTGLLRNLIVRTAQSTGETMVILQCYRADDAIEPLLDAVLAKFPEITSLNYVLNDKGNETFHDLEVVCYRGKPYIEEDMEGLRFRIGPKSFYQTNSAGAHQLYQVARDFADLQGTELVYDLYTGAGTIASFVAKKARKVIGVEYVEQAVADAHVNAEINGITNTEFYAGDMKDILTAAFTETHGRPDLIITDPPRAGMHPDVVQRLLELRTPRIVYISCNPATQARDLELLDPAYRVTRVQPVDMFPHTHHVENVVLLELR from the coding sequence ATGAGCAAATTCAAAAATATCCCCGCCGAGCTGCTGCGTAACGTCAAAATCCAGGACATGGTGGCCGAGGGCAAGTGCCTGGTGCGCCTGGAGAACCTGGTGATTTTCGTGAGCCAGGTGGCCCCCGGCGACGTGGTGGACCTGCGCGTGACGAAGGCCAAAAAGAACTTCCTGGAGGCCGTGCCCACGCACTTCCACCAGTATTCGGAGCTGCGCGTGGAGCCCTTTTGCCAGCACTTCGGCACCTGCGGCGGCTGCAAGTGGCAGCACCTGAGCTACGACGCCCAGCTGCGCTACAAGCAGCAGCAGGTAGAGGACCAGCTCACCCGCATCGGCAAGGTTGAGCTGCCCAAAATTGCCCCGATTTTGCCCTCGCCGGCCCAAACCTACTACCGTAACAAGCTCGAATTCACGTTCAGCGACAACGGCTGGCTGACCACTGAGCAAATCAACGACGACTCGCGCACCTACAACCGCGAGGTGGTGGGCTTCCACACCCCGGCGCGGTTCGACAAGATCATCGACGTGGAGCACTGCTGGTTGCAGCCCGAGCCGAGCAACGAAATCCGCCTTTTCATCCGCGACTACGCCCACCAGCACGGCCTGGCCTTCAACAACCTGGTGCGCCAAACCGGCCTGCTGCGCAACCTCATCGTGCGCACGGCCCAGAGCACGGGCGAGACGATGGTGATTTTGCAGTGCTACCGCGCCGACGACGCCATCGAGCCGCTGCTGGACGCGGTGCTGGCCAAGTTCCCCGAAATCACGTCGCTCAACTACGTGCTGAACGACAAGGGCAACGAAACCTTCCACGATCTGGAGGTGGTGTGCTACCGCGGCAAACCCTACATCGAGGAGGATATGGAAGGCCTGCGCTTCCGCATCGGCCCCAAGTCGTTCTACCAAACCAACTCCGCCGGGGCCCACCAGCTGTACCAAGTGGCCCGCGACTTCGCCGATTTGCAGGGCACCGAGCTGGTGTACGACCTCTACACCGGGGCCGGCACCATCGCCAGCTTCGTGGCTAAAAAGGCCCGCAAGGTCATCGGCGTGGAGTACGTGGAGCAGGCCGTGGCCGACGCCCACGTGAACGCCGAAATCAACGGCATCACCAACACCGAGTTCTACGCCGGCGACATGAAGGACATCCTCACCGCCGCCTTCACCGAAACCCACGGCCGCCCCGACCTCATCATCACCGACCCGCCCCGCGCCGGCATGCACCCCGACGTGGTGCAGCGCCTGCTGGAGCTGCGCACCCCGCGCATCGTCTACATCAGCTGCAACCCCGCCACCCAGGCCCGCGACCTGGAACTATTAGACCCCGCCTACCGCGTAACCCGCGTGCAGCCCGTGGATATGTTCCCCCACACCCACCACGTGGAAAACGTGGTGCTGCTGGAGTTGCGGTAG